A part of Desulfomicrobium baculatum DSM 4028 genomic DNA contains:
- the epsC gene encoding serine O-acetyltransferase EpsC, with amino-acid sequence MAKYLKIDNVLGGVVESLCAPESYKGVYHQPSFGSPMPSVELLSEIVERLRSVLFPGFFKESFITPQNMAYFVGSKLEKVRRELIQQVERGFCFACDKDEHSCSVECEVRAENLCNEFLQTLPRIRHMLATDVQAAFAGDPAAKNPGETIFCYPSIRAVTNHRIAHELYLLGVPLIPRIISEMAHSSTGIDIHPGATIGESFFIDHGTGTVIGETCIIGKNVRLYQGVTLGAKSFPKGENGHLVKGIARHPIVEDNATIYSGATILGRITIGEGAVIGGNVWVVDDVAPGSKVYRNL; translated from the coding sequence ATGGCCAAATATTTGAAAATCGACAATGTCCTGGGCGGCGTGGTGGAAAGCCTCTGCGCCCCGGAATCCTACAAGGGCGTCTATCACCAGCCATCCTTCGGATCGCCCATGCCGTCGGTGGAGCTCTTGTCGGAGATCGTGGAGCGGCTGCGCTCCGTGCTCTTTCCGGGCTTCTTCAAGGAATCCTTTATCACGCCGCAGAACATGGCCTATTTCGTCGGCTCCAAACTGGAAAAGGTCCGTCGTGAGCTGATTCAGCAGGTGGAGCGGGGTTTTTGCTTTGCCTGCGACAAGGATGAGCACTCCTGTTCCGTGGAGTGCGAGGTGCGGGCGGAAAACCTCTGCAACGAATTTCTGCAGACCCTGCCGCGCATCCGCCACATGCTGGCCACGGACGTGCAGGCCGCCTTTGCCGGAGACCCCGCGGCCAAGAATCCCGGCGAGACCATCTTCTGCTACCCGTCCATCCGGGCCGTGACCAACCACCGCATCGCCCACGAGCTCTATCTCTTGGGCGTGCCGCTCATCCCGCGCATCATCAGCGAGATGGCCCATTCGTCCACGGGCATCGACATCCATCCCGGCGCGACCATCGGCGAGTCCTTCTTCATCGATCACGGCACGGGCACGGTCATTGGCGAGACCTGCATCATCGGCAAAAACGTGCGTCTGTACCAGGGCGTGACCCTGGGGGCCAAGAGCTTTCCCAAGGGCGAGAACGGCCATCTGGTCAAGGGCATCGCCCGTCACCCCATTGTCGAGGACAACGCGACCATCTACTCCGGGGCGACCATCCTTGGGCGCATCACCATCGGCGAGGGCGCGGTCATCGGCGGCAATGTCTGGGTCGTGGACGACGTGGCTCCGGGGAGCAAAGTGTATCGCAATCTTTAA